TAATCCACTGTAGTTCTCCAAGATGCAAGTAGATATCCTGATGGGGTGATGTAGCAGGCATGCCCTCATCTGTATTGTTGAATAATGTGTTATTTACATTGACTCCTGGATAACTTCATGTATACTAAGGCCCTGGTTTACTTTTTGGTAAAAAGAGACAATTGTGAAGTTTTTCACTAGTTCCTGGCATAATGCCACTTCCTGAAGCAGGCAACCAGTGTGGGGATGAGGCCAATTGATAACTATCTCTGGCCTACCTCTTAATTCATACACTGCAAAATGAGAATGTTTATTTGGAGCACTGTGTATAGACCGTCTCAAGGTCTGTCCCATAACTGGGACTACACAATAATTTGGGGTCTTTACAAAGTATTATCAGGTCAGTTTCAATgctcagtaatttaaaaaaacccCTTAATTTACTCTTTTCTAATTCTTATTGCTGTGCTCAGACAGCCCCTTGTAGCTCtgaggaagcaaaggaaggaaatgcAGAATAGAGTTGGAGCCAGAACTCTCCTCAAGGGCAGCCCGTCTCGGTCATGCAAAAAGACCTGAGTTGTCTGCTCCAAGTCTGGCTTCATAAGATAAGGCTTCATAAGATAGCAAATGCCTCTTTTTACCAGACCTAGAATTTTTCCTCAAAGCTTCATGATTCTAGAACATCAAGTCCAATTATATGGTTCATTGAGATGCAGAGTCTTTGAGTCTGAACAAGTGCTTGTGTGGGTTACTACATTACTCCAGCTGTATaatatctttttctttgaaatttcatcaCAATAAATTGGTTTTATCTGTAGAaaagttttcattctcattttgaaCCACAAATAATGTCCAAAACACTCACTTTCTCCGACACTGTTCTTGAATACTTAAACACAATGAGCCAAACACTGTGCACTCTTAGGATCTCTGGCTATAAATACTTAATACCCTAAAGCCTTGTGTTGCGTTGCAGATACCCAAGATCTTTTATTCTGTGATATTCTGAAATTCCATAGAATCCTCCATCAATATGTATTACAATGTCTAACAAAGAGACTATTCATATGATTAAATCAGGACATTTACTTATATATAGCAGCTGTTCACAAcgtgtgggtcatgacccctttaaaGGTCAAATATTAAATATCCTGCATATTACAAATTTCCTGTTAAAATTCAAAACCATAACAATAttaaagttataaagtagcaatgaattaATTTTGCGGCTGGGGTCACCATAATATGACCAGAACAGGCCATATTGGCACCACAATGGTTCCATTTAGTAACTGTACTAAAAGGTCATACCATTAGGAAGGTGGGGACCACTGACTTAATTAAGGTCTTGGTCACGCCCTACATACTGTATATTCAATACACTCTCCCCACACCTTCATCCCTCTCAGCCACATTCCATCATCTCCTACTTATTTGAATAAAGATGAGGTGACCTAGCACTGGTCAACACAAACAATGGCACTCAGGCTAAATCAGCCCACCaccaattttttgttttttttttttaaataaaatgtacttccTCTTCCTCATGTGCTCATACACTACAGATGCCTTTGTTTGTGCTTCAGCAAAAGAGTTAAGAATTTACGTATATTCCACATGGGTCTCAAAGCTGACAATAATACCTGGATGCTTAGAATAACAGTTCCATGATGCCTGGTCAAGGTCCAACTCCATTTGTGTTGCTGTCCTGCCTCCTGGGAGCCACTTTGAAGGATGCAGTTACCATGTCATCGTGGGATCCAAGAGTGTCAAGACCTAGCCACAGACTCAACACCACCAGTGGGCACAGTCATGAGAATTTCTGATAAGGAAAATAAGGCTTGACCAAGACAGATCTGTGgttcccagcctggcctttctccCACATTGGACCTATAAAAGCAGGAACCAGGACAGCAACACCCTAGAAGCTCACCCAGGCTGCACCACTGGCAAAATGCAGGTCCTACTATTCCTGATTGCACTTCTCTTgccttctggagctggagctggtgagTTTTGTCTTCATCTCCCTAGCCTCCCAATTTCAGCAGGGGATCATAATCTGTTAGCTGTGGTAAAAGAGACCCTAAGATAAGGCAGGGTCCTAAATTGAGGTAGTCCAGGGGAAATCTCCAGatcaaagaagaatgaaaaactaACTCTTGTTCACATCATTTCATCAAAATATTCTCTGTTCTGATAGGCAGCTCTTCTCTGGCCTTCTTTAGTGTTGAGGAAGACCAGATGAATGTGTGGAGAAAAGTCTAATGATATGGAAAGTCAGAAACATGAATGGTCATTGTGTTCTGAATGAAGGATGATGGTAGAAGGGAGGATTGGGGAGGAAATatcaagaggagagaaaagaccaAAGGACAAGTGGGGGATCCGATCCCCACGCGAGGTGGGATGAGCTCAGAGTAATCGCTCAGTTTTACTGCACCTTCCCTTGCTTGCACTGTGTTGAGGTGTTCCAGAAGTTGGTGACCAAAGACTTGGGGTTCTTTGTTCCAGAGGAGATTATTGGTGGTGTTGAGTCTAGACCACATTCCCGCCCTTACATGGCCCGTCTGAAGATCATCACTGATGGAGGTTCTGAGGACAGCTGTGGTGGGTTTCTCATAGCCCCCCAATTTGTGTTGACTGCTGCACACTGTAGAGGAAGGTAAGAGGCTTCTCCTCTATGAGGaaatgcaggagacagaggcccaGAGCAGCAGAGGCCTGAGGAAATCTCTGAGCACTGCTCATCTGCAGATGGGCTCTCCTTACACCAAGAGGTAAAGGGAGCACAGGGCCACTCAATGGACCATCTCATGTGTGGTCTCTATTTTCAGAGGTCAGAACTTTAAGCAGGGCTCTAGTTGGGATGAAAACTACAGCTCTGGCTTGTCCTGGTGTCACCAGAGCTCAGACATGGTGTGGGGTGTAACCCCAAGTAGAGTGTCCACTTACCCTGTGGAAATCCATGGGTTCAGATGATGCTCTGGAAGGCGGGGTGTGGGTAGAGTTCTCATTCCTGTGATTTCTTGAGACCTGTTGTTCTAGGAAGGCCATGTTCCATCTCAAGAGTGTCCAGGGGCTCTACTCTGGGCCAGAGAAGAAAGACCCTGGTGCCCCTCACCTTGGAATGAGTCCTCCTCATAAGACTTTTCactgcctcttttctctttcaacaGAGAAATCATTGTCACCCTTGGAGCTCATGATGTGAGCAAGACTGAATCCACACAACAGAGGATAAAAGTTGAAAAACAATTCATTCACAAAAATTACAACACGTTTTTCAAACTCTATGACATCATGTTATTGAAGGTACCCTTCTGTTTCTGGCTCTGATTAAGTCTCCTCTCTTTAACTCTCCCCCAGCTCAGGACTTTGAACACTCTCTTGTCAAGTCCTTTTCCTCAGAACCTAAATCTGAATTCTATGCCATTATGGAGCTACTGGGAAAGGACACATGCCCAAGCATCCTTCTCTGGTTtgccatctcttctctccttctcccaacAGCTTGAAGAGAAAGCTAAGTTGACTCCTGCTGTGGATGTAGTTCCCCTGCCTGGTCCCTCTGACTTTATCGACCCTGGGAAGATGTGCTGGACTGCTGGCTGGGGGAAAACTGGAGTGAGAGAACCTACCTCAGATACCCTGAGAGAGGTTGAACTGAAAATCCTGGATAAAGAGGCCTGTAGAATGTATAAACGTTATGACTATAACTTCGAGGTCTGTGTGGGAAGTTCCACAAAGTTAAAAACAGCATATATGGTGAGTGCACACTTGCATTTCCTCCCCACATCGTGACACAGCATCAGTGTAGGAAGTGTGCcaaacatctctccatggcagTGACTAATGCCTGTTCTTAGGCTTCTACTCCTGAGACTCTGGGAACAGatattctccttctctttctcaacTCCCTATGCCCAAGCCCTGCCCACAACCTTCCCGTGAGGTTCcagaagagaaaggatgggagTAAAGGGAGACATGCTAGCACTGGGGCAAGGACAGAGGGTGGGGAATCAGGCAGTAAATCTCTAACTTCAGACTCTAGACAGACAGGACCTCATTCCAGGGTTAGCTATTTTTGAGCTCGTATTTAGGGGAAAGAAAACTTTGTTcatattctgatttttcttaCTTACAGAAAGATTCTGGGGGACCTCTTCTGTGTGCTGGTGTGGCCCATGGTATTGCATCTTATGGGCATTCATATGGAAAGCCCCCTTCAGTCTTCACCAGAATCTCCGCATATGTGCCCTGGATTAATAGAGTCATAAATGGCAAGTAGCTGATAAGTTTAACAAGCCTGAGGCAGATTCTCCAAGCCAGAGCTCTCTGGTATCCTTTGTGTTCAACAAAGCCTGTCCACAGACTGTCCACAGCATGCCCTCAGCCTCACCCCAGCCTATGTACAGCCTGCCTTTAGCTTGCCcccatcctgtccccagctgtccCTACAAGGATCTCAAAGATACACGAGTCTGTGATTATGGTTTGTTCCCTGTAATGCACCTCAATAAAGACCTAACCTCCGGCAGCTGTGTGACTCCACTCCGTGCTCTAAACACTCAGTCCCTTTCTAAGCACAATGAAGAAACGATTTTATCTTGCCATGTTAACCAACttgacttctgacctcctggTACAGGGTGTGCCACTGTGTGTTATTGAATATTATCTAACACGCATGGCTGTGACCAGTAAGATTTCACATCCAGGGTAATGCGAACTGTTCTGTGCTTCCCACCACTGTCCTGTCTTctcatcttctccctcctcaTCACTCAGCTCTTCTGCCCACAAACCCCATGCCTTAGCCACTGCATCTTTCCACACATCATAGCAGACTCCATGCCTAGGTCAGACATGGCTGCTGATCCCTGCGTCCTCCCCACCTACCCTGCCATCACCATCATCTCAGTATTGCACCTGCAGCTAGAGCAGAGCCTGCCTCAGAAGTCCTTGGAGCATGACTGTGGCTGCAGCAGTCACCATGGAGAGCATCAGAACTTTCTGGAACCAAACACAAGCTGGAACCAGCCCGTGATGGGAAGAGACCCTGTAGTACTTAGCATGTACTGGTATTTAGTATGATGGCTCTAGACCTGCATCTGAGCCACCCCCATTCAACTGCCATCTTCCTCAAAGATCCAGGCTTTAAGAAGGATGCTGGAGTTAGGTGACCTTCTAAGTGACCTGCTCTCTTCTTAAAAGCCAAAGTGCCCATTGTCCTTAGTCAAGGGAAGCAATGCTTTAACTACAGGNTTCTGTGGATTCTGAAGGGAAGNGACTACCCATGAGGTCNACTAGGCCTAAGGGGGTATAATATGAAGGCTATGGCCCTCTGACTACTGTACCATTGAAAATTACTGCAGGTACCCGCCTCAGACAAGGAACTCATCACCTCCCCCCTCCTGGCCTGCTTACCTCTCCTCTGGGTTTCCAGCTTCAGCACAGTACAGGAGATATGCAGAGATAGCTTTCAAAGTGCAAGACTCACTATAAAGTCTATTCTAACTCAGGAGGGAGAGCACTAAGACATCTAAAaggatcttttaaaattaaagaatctGAGTTGGATTATAGATACATGGGTaactgttttgctttgtgttgttttctaaCTCTTGTTTATATCTGTGTAACTAATTGGGTCTTTTCTCATTTGACTTATATTGGTGTGGTTTGGGGATATTATCACTGTGTATATCAGACTTATTTCCATctatgatccttctgcctcagcctccctagtgttgggaccCCAAGCATGCTCCACCACCTTCGGCTTATACAAAAGTATCAAAAGGTGAAATACAAAttggagacaggagctgtgtCTTGTCTTAGCAGATGGGAATACTCACTAACCTGCAGTTAAGGGCACACTGCCTCTTTCCCCACAATATTACAATGACATGTACTTGGGACAGTCTTTCTCCCTGAAGCTGGGCAACCGGAGGTGAGGCAACAGTGACTGTCCCATCCTGCCGCCTGGCCCACAGCAATAGGGAAGCAGGTGGAGACTCTTGAGAGCTGGGCTGAGGGCACAGGCTGAAGGGCTTCCAGAAAGATTGCCTCTACAGAGCAGCCCCCATCACATGGTCCCCTGGTGCCAAAGGAGCAGTTGGTGACCCAAAGGCTCCAAAATCAAGACAAGAGCCTTATCACCACCACAGCATCCGTTCTTGGGTATGGTGGAACGAGGGCAGAAGCTGCAGGCCCAGTGGACACTGGAAAGATAGAACAGCCATGGTCTCATGAGGTCAGCAAGGCAAACATGCAGATAAGAAGGATTTTCCCGTGGTGGGTGCAGTAGCAGCCCTGGGCTGCCTAGCTTCATAAGGAATCTTAGTGACCTAGCAGCAGACACCTACTGAGGGTGTCCAAAGAAAAGATCAGCTCAGCCGACAGTAGCTGAAGAAAGTGTCCAAACAGTAAAAGGTAAATCTTTAGACCAAAAAAATTGCAACTGAGAGGAATGTGGAGGTTTATGTGCTAAACAAAATATCTGAAGGTAAATATCTGAAGGATATTTACTTTCAGAAACCAAAAAATCTTACAGTGTGCAGTCCTGTCTCTGGTgaagtgggagaagagaaaagccagGGTCATTACTCTCCTGCAGCAGGTGTTACCACCCGCCCCCATGTGTTCTCAGCCTTCCAATGGAATGATTTGATCAATTattttgcaaatgaaaacttTTAGTAGCTCTAGAAACATTTAGAGGAAGGAATATAACTTTGTGTCATTTAAAATCATAAACCCTTTTtgaattttgcttcattttgatttattttatattataacttGCTTGGAGATCTGGAACAAGTACCACACTCTTACTTCAGCCTCCCAGGTACTGAGGCTGCAGTATGCACCACTGACGTGGAGACTtcaggattctttggaaagttagtttaTTTGGATGTTTTTTTACTGGGCCAAATAGGGGAAGCAAGTGGACACAGGGGAAAGGATGTTCGGCTATAGCAAGCACCtaaaaggacacgtgatgaaggattttTCACTAATGACAGACATGTATTGGTCTGCTGTACATTATATATttgagctccatttgtcgggATCCAGAAACTTCTGGTGATGTGCTCtagcttcctgctgcttctgcagactaagtctgattggcagagtgatgtccactgagacagactcatgtgcaGTTTTGTTAAGTCAGACTCGGGTGCTGAGACAAGACACATGGGGAGGCAAGATCTGTGGAGGACACATGCtctttggagggagtataaaaaggactcagCAGAGTAAAGGGAGC
The DNA window shown above is from Mus pahari unplaced genomic scaffold, PAHARI_EIJ_v1.1 scaffold_11415_1, whole genome shotgun sequence and carries:
- the LOC110315771 gene encoding mast cell protease 1: MQVLLFLIALLLPSGAGAEEIIGGVESRPHSRPYMARLKIITDGGSEDSCGGFLIAPQFVLTAAHCRGREIIVTLGAHDVSKTESTQQRIKVEKQFIHKNYNTFFKLYDIMLLKLEEKAKLTPAVDVVPLPGPSDFIDPGKMCWTAGWGKTGVREPTSDTLREVELKILDKEACRMYKRYDYNFEVCVGSSTKLKTAYMKDSGGPLLCAGVAHGIASYGHSYGKPPSVFTRISAYVPWINRVINGK